DNA sequence from the Nicotiana tomentosiformis chromosome 3, ASM39032v3, whole genome shotgun sequence genome:
gctccgcatatcCTTCTCAACCTCcaaagtagcttctccgactggttgGCCTTTCCACTGCACCCTCACTGTttctatgctctttgacctcaactttcgaacctgtcggtctaaaatagccaccgactccacatcataagtcaaatcactgCCCAGCTGTACTTTACTGAAAtctagaatatgagacggatccccgacatactttcgaagcatggatacatggaacactggatgaacacttgatAGAATAGTTGGCAAAGCAAGAtgataagccacctctccaattttcttaagtatctcaaaaggcctaatataccgagggctcaacttgcctttcttcccgaacctcaacacacccttcatgggtgagatCTTGAGCctaaccttctccccaaccatgtaagttacatcacggaccttcctgtcggcataactcttctgtctagactgcgtcgtgcgaagccgttccctaatcactttaaccttctctaaagtatcctgaactaagtcagtacccaatagtctaacctcacccagctcaaactaacccactggagaccgacaccgtatCCCATATAAGGCTTCATACGGAGtcatctgaatacttgactgtTAGCTATTATTgaaagcaaactccgcgagtggtagaaattgatcccaagaaccgccaaaatcaatgacacaagcgcatagcatatcctccaatatctgaatagtgcgcttgggctgtctgtccgtctgagggtgaaatgttgtactcaactgaacctgtgtgcccaattctcgctgcactgacctccaaaactgtgaggtaaactgcgtaccccgatctgaaataatgaacacaggcacaccgtgtaggcgaacaatctcgtgaatatatatCCCAGCCtaccactccgaagaataattagtaccgactagaataaaatgcgcagatttggtcaaccgagctactatcacccaaacaacatcaaactttctcaaagtccgtgggagcccaactacaaagtccatggtaatacgctcccacttccactccggaattttaaGTCTCTGAAGAAATCCTCctggcctctgatgttcatactttacctggTAACAATTTAGACAcagagctacaaacccaactatatctttcttcattcgcctccaccaatagtgctgcctcaaatcctgatacatcttcgcggtgcctggatgaatagagtaccacgaactgtgagcttcctggagaatcagctcacgcaaaccatctacattaggcacacatagcttgccctgcatccataatacaccgtcATATCCAatggtgacttccttggcatcaccatgctgaactgtgtccttaaggacaggaAGATGTGGATCATtgtactggcgctctctgatgcaatcatataaagaagaccgagaaaccacacaggccaaaactcgattcggctcggaatcattcaatctaacaaactgattagccaaggcctaaacatccaaggctaaaggcttctctgctaccggtaagtatactaagctgcccaaactctcctccttacgactcaaggcatcggccaccacattggcctttccgggatgatagaggatggtgatatcataatccttaagcaactccaaccaccttcgctgccacaagttaagatccttctatttaaacaaatgttgtagactccgatgatcggtatataccccatactggacaccgtacaagtaatgccaccaaatttttaaggcatgaacaatagctgttaactcaagatcatggactagataattcttctcatgtacctttaactgtctggatgcataggcaattaccctaccatcttgcatcagcactgcgccgagaccaatacgcgatgtgtcacaatacacagtataagactctgaacccaTAGGCAACACAAATAccggagctgtagtcaaagctgtcttgagcttctgaaagctctcttcacaatcatttgaccacctgaacggagcacctttctgggtcaatttagtcataggcgatgcaatagacgagaaaccctccacgaaacgacgataataaccggccaagccgagaaaactccgaatctcaataactgaagatggcctaggccaactctgaattgcctctattttctttggatccaccttaattccttcactggacactatatgtcccaagaatgccaccgaactaagtcACAACTCGCACTTAGAGAAGTTTGCATAAAGTCtgtcctctctcagcctctgtaatacaatacccaagtgttgtgcatgttcctccttgctacgtgagtacaccagaatatcatcaataaatactacgacaaataaatcaagatatggctggaacacactattcatcaaatgcataaatgctgttggggcattggtttgcccaaaggacatcacaagaaattcatagtggccacaacgagttctgaatgccgtcttcagaatatccgaatctcgaattttcaactggtgataccagatctcaaatcaattttggagaacaccctcgctccctgaagctggtcaaataaatcatcaatacgcggcaatggatatttattcttgattgtaactttgttcaactgcctataatcaatgcacatccgtatagtaccatctttcttttttacaaacaaaaccggtgtgccccaaggtgacacactaggcctaataaaccccatttcaaggagttcctgaagttgctctttcaattcttttaacttagttggtgccatacgatacggaggaatagaaataggctgagtgccctgcaccaagtcaataccgaaatcaatatccctatcgggtggcataccctacaggtctgcaagaaatacatccggaaagtctcgcacgaccgatactgaatcaataataggagtatctgcaccaacatctctcacaaaagccaaatatgacagacatccctttccaaccatacgttgggccttcagataagaAATTACCCTTCTAGGAACAAAAATCTAGAGAActtctccattcaacctttggtaaccccggcatcgtcaacgtcacgatttttgcgtgacagtctagaatagcatgacatggagacaactaatttatacccaggattacatcgaaatcaaccataccgagtaataacagatcaactctagtctccagttccctaatagttaccacacacaaccgatacacctgatccacaataataatatcgcccaccggtatagatacacaaacaggtgaaactaaggactcacagggaacatccagataatgagcaaaatatgatgatacatatgaataagtggaaccagggtcaaataatatagaagcctccctgtggcacacggaaacaatacctatgatcactgcgtctgaggcaacagcatttggcctggcaggaaaagaatagaatcgagcctgcccaccacctgatcgacctctccctcttgggcgacccctagctacctgacccccaccccgaacTGTGGCTGGGCGGGTgatgtaactgctggtgctggtgccattgGTCAATAACTCTGTTGTAGAGCcacactcaacagcctaggacaatctctcttgaaatgacccaattctttgcactcgaaacaacccctcctctgacggaactgctgcccctgataacccgaagaattacctatagaagcctgagaagacgaggcatgatgagaactctatgctggtagtgcactgaatgaagactggcctgagtgagcactgtaagaaccgtggctagctgatgcaccacgatgagctggacgacccgcctCAGAGTGTTTGTAAGAACGGCCCCTACcgtggtaaaactgaccccctgaaggaacaccgctgaaatcaccggaaccacgaggcctcttagtctccctctcaacccgctcctggctgcgaaccatctcaatctgacgagcaatgtcaacaacctcatcgaaagtagcaccagacactctctctctctagtcatgagtaatcacaGCTGAAAattgaggccatctatgaatctcctgatcctttccctgtctgtgggaatcaaccagatagcatgacgggccaattctaaaaatctcatctaaTACTGTGTCACGGACATATCGCCCTAACGAAGCTACTCGAACtgcctgtgcagctcctctctacatgactgaggcacgaacttctcccggaatagaccggagaactgctgccaggtaaggggtgctacatcgaccggcctacacctctcgtaagactcccaccatctgaaggcagcccgagaaaactgaaaagtagtgaatgagactccactggtctctagaatacccactGTATGAAGCATCCGccgacacttatccagaaaaccatgggcatcctctgactcagcaccgctaaaaggtgaaggtcgaagcctctcaaatctttCAAGTCTCCTTTGCTTATCATCTTCCATaataggaactaccggggcctgggcggctgcagccggctgggctggtagtgcccccggtatctgaagtccctgtactacctggtatGGAGTACGGGctacaggggtatgagtacctcccccggtcTGAGAAGTGGAAGGTGCGGCCTaggccgaaaccacctgagcaagaccagtgcagactgccaatatctgggccaaagtctcctgaaggcctgaaatctcaatgggcacagctggtgcctaagCTGATCCTATCGGCTAAGCTATATCCgtaatctgctcctgagctggagcaactggtggtactacaggtgctggtccaattgtggtacgagctacacctcgacctctacctcgaccccggcctctaccacggccccggcatctcgcggccctaactggtggcactagaGGATGACCATCTAATCttgtagtacgtgtcctcaccatctgtgagagaatagattaacagaaatttagttttcggaatcaacaaattcgcacgacagaatacaaagaagtgaaattttcctaagggttcaacagcctctcaaagataagtacaaatgtctccgtaccgatccgcaagactctattaaacctgctcatgactcgttagaacctatgtaacctaggttgtgatactaacttatcacgacccaaaatcccaacctgtcgtgatggcgcctatctcgatactaggcaagccaaaaatcttgataaaccacaatttctcttaagtttgaaaatacaataatttaatacaatataaaatctcacaaatactgacatgaacactccccaaaacctggtgtcactgagtacatgggcatctaatatgaatacaagtctggaaaaatatggtctataatagtgtgagaccaaatacagtaaacaaggagatagagaaggagagacaaggtctgcggaacatggCAGCAACCTcaaaatcttctgaaaatcaactacgcgaagtgcaaggtgtagtatgagtacaaccaactcagcaagtaacaataataactaatgaactgaagataatgacgagctacacaattatagttcactttcagtaattccagcaaagaatagacatgctttcaaatccggtagtttaagtcaaatcaatttttatacagttcaagttcatgtaatctggatataaaatctttcagagatttcacaacaatgacagatagcaaccaagtgcaacaacaaatgtaaagcaagtacagcctctcaagcaatagtcactcaactcatcacaacaactcaaccactcggctctcatccctcagcactcacactcaatgggtacccgcgctcattgggggtgtacagactccggagggactcctacagcccaagcgctataatctgcacggacaactcacgtgctataatatcatgcacggacaactcacgtgccataatatgcTTACCTcgccgacaggccctcggccttactcagtcctaaacctctctagtctctcaaaatcacaaagatcagcccaaacaaagacaacatagtgcctcaacaaatatcaagaaaaactgaggtatgatacgcaagtaaaatcatgactgagcacaagatagcaattagcaaaaaatgcaacaagtacgtgacctttgtgggtcccaatagtactatcacatagtctaagcatgatttctaacataatttatagtcaaatttcttcaacacatagagaacatatagctaacaacacgttattcaacattacagtttcacgggacagaccaagtcacaatcccttcggtgcacgcccacacgcccatcacctagcatgtgcgtcacctctaaaataatcacatgacataaatccggggtttcataccctcaggaccagatttataactgttacttacctcaagccgggaaattcttattctgcaatgtcctttactcgtgaattggcctccaaacacctcgaatctagccataaatattTCGTTTCAGtctataaaatttatttgaattaattccataagaaaatgctaattttccataaaaatccgaattttagctcaaaaatcgcccggggggcccaagtctcggaacccgacaaaagttacaaaatccaaaagcccattcaaccacgagtctacccataccaaatttaccaaaatccgacttcaactcgaccctcaaatctacaaatcttatttccaaatttctaagttccaatctccgatttacacctcaaaatcatgtaatctagtcagattattcaatgataattcagtattatggagtagaaatgatcacaagggacttacctcaagttttcattgaaaatctatcaaaaatcgcctctcctcaagctctaatttctcaaaatagcgaatgggacgaagtccctgctttataattctgcccagacaacctaggttctgcctcgatcttggccttcgatcgtggtccTCGATCATAcgtctcgatcctaggcctcgatcctgggcctccaTCCTGGGCCTCGAATATGACctttgatcctggccctcgatcatggacctcgaccctgaccttcgatcatggcttcgatcatggccctcgaccctgaccTTTGATCGTGGCCCTCTACCCTAGGCTCGATCGTGccttcgatcctgatcctcgaccatgccttcgatcgtggccctcgaacctgggctcgatcgtgacttgattcttggctcgatttttaagctcgatttttgggctcgttgaaaatctatcaaaaatcgcctctcctcaagctccaatttgtcaaaatggcaaatgggatgaagtccctactttataattctgcccagataacctaggttctgcctcgatcttggcctttgaTCGTGGTCCTCGAttatgggtctcgatcctaggccttgaTCCTGGGCCTCTATCCTAGGCCTCGAATATgaccttcgatcctggccctcgatcatggacctcgatcctggccttcgatcatggccctcgaccctgaccTTTAATCGTGGCCCTCTACCCTAGGCTCGATCGTGccttcgatcctgatcctcgaccctgccttcaatcgtggccctcgaccctgggcccgATCGTGGCTTgatttttgggctcgattctggggtCGATTTTTAGGCTCGATTCTcggctcgatttttgggctcaAATCTGGCAAAAGGAAATttcagcagctgttgtagttcaattttttatccgttaaccatccgaaactcacccgaggccctcaggacctcaaccaaatataccaacaagtcctaaaatatcatacgaacttagtcgaatcctcaaatcacctcaaacaacgctaaaaccatgaattacaccccaattcaagcttattgaactttgaaatttctaatttctacaaatgactttagaacctgtcaaatcacgtccgattgacctcacattttgcacacaagttataaatgatacaacagaggtattccaatttttagaatcggattccgacccagatatcaaaaggtcaacccccgggtcatacttcccaaaaattcaactttcggcatttcaagcctaattctaccacgaacctccaaataattttccggacacgctcctaagtccaaaatcatcatacggagctattggaattatcagaattcgaatccaaagtcgtttacacataggtccatatccggtccacttttctaacttaaattttcaattatgaaactaagtgtcttatttcaccccgaatttcttccggacccgaaccaactaacccgataagtcataaaataactataaagcataaattgagaactaaataggggaacgagattataatactcaaaacgaccagccgggtcattacagtatgTGTATGTGTTTAAATTACTTTTATATGGAcactatacatatatgtatataatatttaattgatttaacatcctaaattgtaatattcaatatttaattaattttatatttatacaCACATacacgcgcgcgcgcgcgcgcacacacacacacacacacacacacatatatatatatatatatatatatatatatatatatatatatatatatatatgcgcgcaCACACATAATCTTGAATGttttatt
Encoded proteins:
- the LOC138908111 gene encoding uncharacterized protein translates to MVGEKVRLKISPMKGVLRFGKKGKLSPRYIRPFEILKKIGEVAYHLALPTILSSVHPVFHVSMLRKYVGDPSHILDFSKVQLGSDLTYDVESVAILDRQVRKLRSKSIETVRVQWKGQPVGEATLEVEKDMRSKYPLI